The following is a genomic window from Nitrosomonas communis.
GCAATGGAGATCGCTCTGAAAATGGCGACTATCTCTACGGGAAGAAACGTTTGCGTGAAATAGACAAGCGGCTACGCTTTCTATCCAAACGGCTGGATATGGCTGAAATCATCGATCCGACAGCACCGCGTGAAGATCCCTCACGTATCTTTTTTGGTGCAACCGTCTGCTATGCTGATCAAAACGGCCATGAAAAAACCGTTTCTATCGTCGGAATAGATGAAATCGATCCCTTGAGCGGCTATATCAGCTGGATCTCTCCTGCAGCGCGCGCGCTGATCTCTGCGCGGGAAGGTGATACTGTTACTCTGCTCACGCCTGCCGGCACCGAGAGACTCGATATCCTGTCAGTCGATTATCAACCCATTTTTATTCCGCCCTTTAAACCTGTTACCTCAGAATAACTCTCTTTCGAATTGAGCTTT
Proteins encoded in this region:
- the greB gene encoding transcription elongation factor GreB; amino-acid sequence: MSKAFVKETDTADEFDEEVFLSPLPPASKNYITPGGYARLKEEYLWLLNKERPDVTAMVAWAAGNGDRSENGDYLYGKKRLREIDKRLRFLSKRLDMAEIIDPTAPREDPSRIFFGATVCYADQNGHEKTVSIVGIDEIDPLSGYISWISPAARALISAREGDTVTLLTPAGTERLDILSVDYQPIFIPPFKPVTSE